A stretch of Sulfurimonas xiamenensis DNA encodes these proteins:
- a CDS encoding YfaZ family outer membrane protein, with translation MLRKISLIALSAASVFAMHSAELNINNSDLEVGVRLDAGQFNESVEPHTIFIGAKYINADERHSDVRRIKDYQEVNFLMQKNVNADFRLGLGVKLNHTEDFVSIPLGLEAQYKLPINTAMPLYIGAAIYCAPEVLSMDKADGFLEYRANADLQVIENGYITVGYRHMDTNYKRGDVEYNDSVYIGMKFEF, from the coding sequence ATGTTACGAAAAATATCTTTAATAGCACTAAGTGCAGCATCTGTTTTTGCAATGCATAGCGCTGAGCTAAATATAAATAATTCTGATCTAGAGGTTGGAGTGAGGCTTGATGCAGGACAGTTCAATGAAAGCGTTGAACCTCATACAATTTTTATAGGTGCAAAATATATTAATGCTGATGAGAGACATAGCGATGTTAGACGCATAAAAGATTACCAAGAGGTAAATTTTTTAATGCAAAAAAATGTCAATGCTGATTTTAGATTAGGATTGGGCGTTAAGCTAAATCATACTGAAGATTTTGTCTCTATACCATTAGGGCTTGAAGCTCAATATAAGCTCCCTATAAATACAGCAATGCCGCTTTATATCGGTGCTGCTATATATTGTGCGCCTGAGGTTCTTTCTATGGATAAAGCCGATGGATTTTTAGAGTACCGCGCAAATGCAGATCTGCAGGTTATAGAAAACGGCTACATTACAGTTGGATATAGACATATGGATACCAACTATAAAAGAGGAGATGTAGAGTATAATGACTCTGTTTATATTGGTATGAAGTTCGAGTTTTAA
- the rfaE1 gene encoding D-glycero-beta-D-manno-heptose-7-phosphate kinase codes for MKILKNFTPKILVFGDLMLDHYLWGSCERISPEAPVQVVDVAKETTLLGGAGNVINNLVTLGAKVSVGSVIGDDENGKELLNMLRSIDVDTSNIFTLKNRKTSKKSRIIASSQQVLRYDKESKEQILDEEADKILNSVNSTICSYDAVVLSDYGKGVLSGYFCQKLIELCKKNSIKVFVDPKGSNYSKYKGAYLLTPNKKEAMLATGVDIKDKESLKKALLKLKDICDLDISMITLSEDGIATYDNELKLFPTVAKEVFDVTGAGDTVIASIAFAFSANRSISEAAGFANLAAGVVVGKIGSATVTLDEIEEYEAALHKSTSDAHIKSFEEIKIVVERYRKNGKKVVFTNGCFDILHVGHVKYLQEAKSFGDILIVGLNSDASVSRLKGPTRPVNIAQDRAYLLAALEAVDFVVPFEDDTPYELIKMIQPDTLVKGGDYKGKDVVGTEFANELKLVDFVEGKSTTKTIKKIQGE; via the coding sequence ATGAAAATATTAAAAAATTTTACTCCAAAGATCTTGGTTTTTGGCGATTTGATGCTGGATCACTATCTATGGGGAAGTTGTGAGAGAATTTCACCGGAAGCTCCTGTTCAAGTTGTGGATGTAGCAAAAGAGACAACACTTTTAGGCGGTGCGGGAAATGTTATCAACAATCTGGTAACTTTAGGCGCAAAAGTATCTGTTGGCAGTGTGATAGGCGATGATGAAAATGGAAAAGAACTTCTAAATATGCTAAGAAGCATAGATGTTGATACTTCAAATATTTTTACTTTAAAAAATAGAAAAACATCAAAAAAAAGTCGTATAATTGCCAGTTCGCAACAAGTTTTGCGTTATGATAAAGAGAGTAAAGAGCAGATACTTGATGAAGAAGCGGATAAAATTCTTAACTCTGTAAATAGCACAATCTGCAGTTATGACGCCGTAGTGCTGTCTGATTATGGAAAAGGGGTGCTTAGCGGCTATTTTTGTCAAAAGTTGATAGAGCTTTGTAAAAAAAACAGTATCAAAGTTTTTGTTGATCCAAAAGGAAGCAATTACAGCAAATACAAAGGTGCATATCTTTTAACTCCTAATAAAAAAGAAGCCATGCTCGCTACCGGAGTAGATATAAAAGATAAAGAATCATTAAAAAAAGCACTTTTAAAACTAAAAGATATATGTGATTTGGATATATCTATGATTACTCTCTCCGAAGATGGAATAGCTACTTATGATAATGAGCTAAAACTCTTCCCAACTGTTGCAAAAGAGGTTTTTGATGTAACCGGTGCAGGAGACACTGTTATCGCTTCTATAGCCTTTGCTTTTAGTGCAAACAGAAGCATAAGCGAAGCTGCCGGCTTTGCAAATTTGGCTGCAGGAGTAGTTGTGGGCAAAATTGGCTCTGCAACGGTCACTCTAGACGAGATAGAGGAGTATGAAGCAGCGTTGCATAAAAGTACTTCAGATGCTCATATAAAGAGTTTTGAAGAGATAAAAATTGTAGTTGAAAGATATCGTAAAAACGGTAAAAAGGTTGTCTTTACAAACGGTTGTTTTGATATTTTGCATGTAGGGCATGTAAAGTATCTGCAAGAGGCAAAAAGTTTCGGAGATATTTTGATAGTCGGGTTAAACTCTGATGCATCAGTTTCTCGTTTAAAAGGTCCTACAAGACCTGTAAATATTGCACAAGACAGGGCTTATCTGCTTGCCGCACTTGAAGCGGTTGACTTTGTAGTTCCTTTTGAGGATGATACACCTTATGAACTTATAAAAATGATACAGCCTGACACGCTTGTTAAAGGTGGTGACTATAAAGGCAAAGATGTTGTCGGTACTGAGTTTGCTAACGAACTCAAACTAGTTGATTTTGTTGAAGGTAAAAGTACGACAAAAACAATTAAAAAAATACAAGGAGAGTAA